A genome region from Setaria italica strain Yugu1 chromosome III, Setaria_italica_v2.0, whole genome shotgun sequence includes the following:
- the LOC101772657 gene encoding uncharacterized protein LOC101772657 isoform X2 — translation MEARALAGGATRRLSAREEELLGLLAGFPDGGSDRELSFSDLVEAGGARPAADADRAPAPREDGAAARSSSPGRLEAVAAASLTASKQQRQQAARQRARRGGGGSRGSCGGGGDGVLLNFYVPGLLTRSMTAPRPGRGPMSPGAGQCAPPKAAAPAAGKASRSVTVKVKPTITRGYGFHQNHQSCTRTYSVISTSLSLYIKKVYPHL, via the exons ATGGAGGCGCGCGCGCTCGCGGGCGGCGCCACGCGGCGGCTGTccgcgcgggaggaggagctgctgggCCTCCTCGCCGGCTTCCCCGACGGCGGCTCCGATCGCGAGCTCTCCTTCTCCGACCTCGTCGAGGCCGGCGGTGCCAGGCCCGCGGCAGACGCGGACCGCGCGCCGGCACCGCGGGAGGACGGGGCCGCGGCGCGGTCGTCGTCGCCCGGGCGGctcgaggcggtggcggcggcgtcgttgACGGCGTcgaagcagcagcggcagcaggcgGCGAGGCAgagggcgcggcggggcggcgggggcagcagGGGGAGCTGCGGGGGTGGCGGGGACGGCGTGCTGCTCAACTTCTACGTGCCGGGCCTGCTCACCCGGAGCATGACCGCGCCACGGCCCGGCCGCGGGCCAATGTCTCCCGGGGCAGGGCAGTGCGCGCCGCCGAAAgctgccgcccccgccgccgggaaAGCCAGCAGGTCAGTCACTGTCAAAGTCAAACCGACGATCACACGCGGTTACG GTTTTCACCAGAATCATCAATCGTGCACCCGTACATACTCGGTCATATCAACATCTCTTTcgttatatataaaaaaagtatATCCACATCTGTAA
- the LOC101772657 gene encoding uncharacterized protein LOC101772657 isoform X1 produces MEARALAGGATRRLSAREEELLGLLAGFPDGGSDRELSFSDLVEAGGARPAADADRAPAPREDGAAARSSSPGRLEAVAAASLTASKQQRQQAARQRARRGGGGSRGSCGGGGDGVLLNFYVPGLLTRSMTAPRPGRGPMSPGAGQCAPPKAAAPAAGKASRSVTVKVKPTITRGYGREGLWASGAGRRCGAATVAGRRPTPAAEARSSDEM; encoded by the exons ATGGAGGCGCGCGCGCTCGCGGGCGGCGCCACGCGGCGGCTGTccgcgcgggaggaggagctgctgggCCTCCTCGCCGGCTTCCCCGACGGCGGCTCCGATCGCGAGCTCTCCTTCTCCGACCTCGTCGAGGCCGGCGGTGCCAGGCCCGCGGCAGACGCGGACCGCGCGCCGGCACCGCGGGAGGACGGGGCCGCGGCGCGGTCGTCGTCGCCCGGGCGGctcgaggcggtggcggcggcgtcgttgACGGCGTcgaagcagcagcggcagcaggcgGCGAGGCAgagggcgcggcggggcggcgggggcagcagGGGGAGCTGCGGGGGTGGCGGGGACGGCGTGCTGCTCAACTTCTACGTGCCGGGCCTGCTCACCCGGAGCATGACCGCGCCACGGCCCGGCCGCGGGCCAATGTCTCCCGGGGCAGGGCAGTGCGCGCCGCCGAAAgctgccgcccccgccgccgggaaAGCCAGCAGGTCAGTCACTGTCAAAGTCAAACCGACGATCACACGCGGTTACG GGCGCGAGGGCCTCTGGGCATCGGGTGCTGGACGGCGCTGTGGGGCCGCgaccgtcgccggccgccggccaacGCCTGCAGCTGAAGCACGATCATCGGACGAGATGTGA
- the LOC101772657 gene encoding uncharacterized protein LOC101772657 isoform X3: MEARALAGGATRRLSAREEELLGLLAGFPDGGSDRELSFSDLVEAGGARPAADADRAPAPREDGAAARSSSPGRLEAVAAASLTASKQQRQQAARQRARRGGGGSRGSCGGGGDGVLLNFYVPGLLTRSMTAPRPGRGPMSPGAGQCAPPKAAAPAAGKASRARGPLGIGCWTALWGRDRRRPPANACS, from the exons ATGGAGGCGCGCGCGCTCGCGGGCGGCGCCACGCGGCGGCTGTccgcgcgggaggaggagctgctgggCCTCCTCGCCGGCTTCCCCGACGGCGGCTCCGATCGCGAGCTCTCCTTCTCCGACCTCGTCGAGGCCGGCGGTGCCAGGCCCGCGGCAGACGCGGACCGCGCGCCGGCACCGCGGGAGGACGGGGCCGCGGCGCGGTCGTCGTCGCCCGGGCGGctcgaggcggtggcggcggcgtcgttgACGGCGTcgaagcagcagcggcagcaggcgGCGAGGCAgagggcgcggcggggcggcgggggcagcagGGGGAGCTGCGGGGGTGGCGGGGACGGCGTGCTGCTCAACTTCTACGTGCCGGGCCTGCTCACCCGGAGCATGACCGCGCCACGGCCCGGCCGCGGGCCAATGTCTCCCGGGGCAGGGCAGTGCGCGCCGCCGAAAgctgccgcccccgccgccgggaaAGCCAGCAG GGCGCGAGGGCCTCTGGGCATCGGGTGCTGGACGGCGCTGTGGGGCCGCgaccgtcgccggccgccggccaacGCCTGCAGCTGA